The following are encoded together in the Malaya genurostris strain Urasoe2022 chromosome 3, Malgen_1.1, whole genome shotgun sequence genome:
- the LOC131437495 gene encoding glycerol-3-phosphate phosphatase-like, with the protein MNISRIVIRHLSTMYKDSATNLASLKPIEIKTWLDSFDTVLTDCDGVIWVENEPLPLATAVINKFIENGKKLFFVTNNSTKTRSEFVAKAVELGFNVDVDNIISTAYLAAQYLKAKNFNKKVYVIGTTGITKELEAVGIRHIGIGADNLQGTLTEAVRNFNPDPDVGAVIVGFDEHFSFVKMMKAASYLNDPEVIFIGTNTDERFPRPDRVIPGTGSIVNAVTTCAERTPTVMGKPNKYICDILEQQYMINPERTLMIGDRCNTDVLLGKNCGFQTLLVETGIHNAIDVEKFSRSDDSEIKRMIPDIYCSKLGDLLDHL; encoded by the exons ATGAATATTAGTCGTATTGT TATTCGACATCTATCGACTATGTACAAAGATTCTGCAACGAATTTGGCCTCTCTCAAGCCAATTGAAATTAAAACCTGGCTTGACTCTTTTGACACAGTGCTCACCGATTGCGATG GTGTCATCTGGGTGGAAAATGAACCACTGCCGCTTGCAACCGCGGTGATTAATAAATTTATCGAGAATGGCAAAAAGCTGTTTTTTGTTACCAATAATTCAACTAAAACGCGATCCGAGTTCGTAGCCAAAGCTGTGGAATTGGGTTTCAATGTCGATGTT GACAATATTATCTCTACTGCATATCTGGCTGCTCAATATCTGAAAGCgaaaaatttcaacaaaaagGTTTATGTAATAGGTACTACTGGAATCACTAAAGAACTGGAGGCGGTAGGCATTAGACATATTGGTATCGGTGCGGATAATCTTCAGGGAACTTTAACTGAAGCAGTCAGAAACTTCAATCCAGATCCAGATGTAGGCGCTGTGATTGTTGGTTTTGATGAGCACTTCAGCTTCGTAAAGATGATGAAGGCGGCATCGTATCTTAACGACCCAGAAGTTATTTTCATCGGAACGAACACCGATGAACGCTTCCCGCGTCCGGATAGAGTTATTCCTGGTACTGGCAGTATCGTCAACGCAGTAACAACATGTGCTGAACGGACACCAACGGTTATGGGCAAAccgaataaatacatttgtgATATTTTGGAGCAACAGTACATGATAAATCCAGAGCGTACATTGATGATTGGAGATCGTTGCAATACAGATGTGTTATTGGGCAAGAACTGTGGTTTTCAGACTCTGTTAGTTGAGACAGGAATTCATAATGCAATAGACGTAGAAAAATTTTCGCGATCCGATGACTCAGAAATCAAAAGAATGATACCTGATATATACTGCAGTAAATTGGGAGATCTGTTAGATCATCTTTAG